A single Brucella intermedia LMG 3301 DNA region contains:
- a CDS encoding ABC transporter ATP-binding protein has protein sequence MTTPLLEMDNMSVELPIGLKLADIVSDITLTLNRGERLGVVGESGSGKSITALAAMGLLPDRMRVRGTLRFDGEDLAAMPEAELCKMRGRRMAMIFQEPMTALNPVKTIGAQIAEGRRLHMGESRADAEREARRLLDRVGLPAPRFNLDLYPHQLSGGQRQRVMIAMAIACEPDLLIADEPTTALDVTVQAQILDLMDELIDETGTALMLITHDLGVVSEMTDRIAVMYAGRIVETGRTEAVFNRMAHPYARGLFQASPHGAALVRSHGTGRQRLAAIPGVVPDPLARPPYCTFADRCAFVQEDCRKAIPPLDFIGENDGIAHRAACIHPRDGEVLA, from the coding sequence ATGACAACACCTTTGCTTGAAATGGACAATATGTCCGTCGAACTGCCCATCGGGCTCAAACTCGCGGATATCGTGTCCGACATTACCCTGACGCTCAATCGCGGTGAACGCCTTGGCGTGGTGGGTGAATCCGGCAGCGGCAAGTCGATCACCGCCCTTGCCGCCATGGGCCTGCTGCCCGACCGGATGCGCGTGCGTGGCACGTTGCGTTTCGACGGCGAGGACCTTGCCGCCATGCCGGAAGCGGAACTCTGCAAGATGCGCGGACGGCGCATGGCGATGATCTTTCAGGAACCGATGACCGCGCTCAATCCGGTCAAGACCATAGGCGCGCAGATTGCCGAAGGACGCCGCCTGCATATGGGTGAGAGCCGCGCCGATGCGGAGCGTGAAGCGCGTCGGCTGCTTGATCGCGTCGGGCTGCCTGCGCCCCGCTTCAATCTCGATCTCTATCCGCATCAGCTTTCCGGCGGGCAACGCCAGCGCGTGATGATCGCCATGGCGATTGCCTGCGAGCCCGACCTGCTGATTGCCGACGAACCGACAACGGCACTCGACGTCACCGTTCAGGCGCAGATACTCGACCTGATGGACGAACTGATTGACGAGACCGGCACGGCCCTGATGCTTATCACCCACGACCTCGGCGTGGTTTCGGAAATGACCGACCGCATCGCCGTCATGTATGCGGGCCGCATCGTCGAGACGGGACGCACGGAAGCGGTGTTCAATCGCATGGCGCATCCTTATGCCCGGGGGCTGTTCCAGGCTTCGCCACATGGTGCGGCGCTGGTGCGCAGCCACGGCACGGGGCGCCAGCGCCTTGCCGCTATCCCCGGCGTCGTGCCGGACCCGCTGGCGCGCCCGCCCTATTGTACCTTTGCTGACCGCTGCGCCTTTGTGCAGGAGGATTGCCGCAAGGCGATACCGCCGCTCGATTTCATCGGTGAGAACGACGGGATCGCGCATCGTGCCGCCTGTATTCATCCGCGAGACGGCGAGGTGCTCGCATGA
- a CDS encoding 3'-5' exonuclease, with protein sequence MRHQFDLFAPSAAEGQERAELRPARAKHGKTTGIDEAEMVKRLKESGRYRILQRLDPPPTVPDADRIAFPRLGVVVDTETTGLNPAQEEIIEIGAVAFRYADDGSIGDICATFGALQQPSRPIPADITRITGITDEMVRGQTIPREKLDALIAEADIIIAHNAGFDRPFLERFSIAFANKPWACSVKEIDWTARGFEGTKLGYLIGQSGYFHNGHRAEDDCQALLAVLKEQSGDTTPFAELLKASQRARMRIYAENSPFEMKDHLKARGYRWSDGTDGRPKSWWTEIGEEELDAELEYLRTEIYGWRDADPLVQKLTAMDRYKERAPLRPKK encoded by the coding sequence ATGCGCCATCAGTTCGACCTTTTTGCTCCTTCCGCGGCGGAAGGACAGGAACGGGCAGAACTGCGTCCCGCCCGCGCCAAACACGGCAAGACCACCGGTATCGACGAAGCGGAAATGGTGAAGCGGCTGAAGGAGAGCGGACGTTACCGCATCCTCCAAAGGCTAGACCCGCCGCCGACCGTTCCCGACGCCGACAGGATCGCCTTCCCCCGTCTGGGCGTTGTCGTGGACACGGAAACGACCGGCCTCAATCCAGCGCAGGAAGAAATCATCGAGATCGGCGCGGTTGCCTTCCGTTATGCCGATGACGGGTCGATAGGCGATATCTGCGCCACGTTCGGCGCATTGCAGCAACCCTCCCGGCCGATCCCGGCTGACATCACCCGCATCACCGGCATCACCGACGAAATGGTGAGGGGCCAGACGATCCCCCGCGAAAAGCTGGACGCGCTCATCGCCGAGGCCGATATCATCATCGCGCATAATGCCGGTTTTGATCGCCCGTTTCTTGAACGTTTTTCCATCGCCTTCGCCAACAAGCCGTGGGCCTGCTCGGTCAAGGAAATCGACTGGACTGCACGCGGCTTTGAAGGCACCAAGCTTGGCTACCTGATCGGCCAGAGCGGCTATTTCCATAACGGACACCGGGCCGAAGATGATTGCCAGGCCCTGCTTGCGGTGCTGAAGGAACAGTCTGGCGATACCACGCCCTTTGCCGAACTCTTGAAGGCCAGCCAGCGCGCGCGGATGCGCATCTATGCGGAGAACAGCCCGTTCGAGATGAAGGATCATCTGAAAGCGCGTGGCTATCGCTGGTCGGACGGCACTGACGGGCGTCCGAAATCATGGTGGACGGAGATCGGTGAAGAAGAGCTCGACGCCGAACTCGAATATCTGCGCACCGAGATTTATGGCTGGCGCGACGCCGACCCGCTGGTCCAGAAGCTCACCGCCATGGACCGTTACAAGGAACGCGCGCCGCTTCGCCCGAAGAAGTAA
- a CDS encoding ABC transporter permease, with protein sequence MLAYISGRLVSLLLTTLAASVIVFLLMQVLPGDPAAVILGINAQPETLVALHKQLGLDQPLWWRYLTWIGGFLKGDFGTSYTYSVPISELLGPRIMVTLPLALLSMVLSVAVAIPVGVYAASKRGKTGDVLSMGVAQVGVAIPNFWLGLLLILLFALQLGWFPASGFAGWEGGFWNGIRSLFLPALALALPLAAILARVTRSAVIETLGEDFVRTARAKGLTRKAALWRHAVPNALIPVVTIIGLQFSFLLAGTIIIENVFNLPGLGRLVFQAIAQRDLITVQSLVTLLAASVIAVNFIVDLVYGFIDPRLSTGGSR encoded by the coding sequence TTGCTGGCTTACATTTCCGGGCGACTGGTTTCGCTCCTGCTTACGACGCTTGCGGCTTCCGTCATCGTCTTCCTGTTGATGCAGGTGCTGCCGGGCGATCCGGCGGCGGTGATCCTGGGCATCAATGCGCAGCCCGAGACACTGGTAGCGCTTCACAAGCAGCTTGGCCTCGACCAGCCGCTCTGGTGGCGCTACCTCACATGGATTGGCGGCTTTCTGAAAGGCGATTTCGGCACGAGCTATACCTATTCCGTGCCGATCAGCGAATTGCTCGGGCCGCGCATCATGGTCACGCTGCCGCTGGCGCTGCTGTCGATGGTCCTGTCGGTCGCGGTCGCCATTCCGGTCGGTGTCTATGCCGCTTCCAAGCGCGGCAAAACCGGCGACGTGCTCTCCATGGGCGTGGCGCAGGTCGGTGTCGCAATTCCGAATTTCTGGCTTGGTCTGCTTTTGATCCTGCTTTTTGCCTTGCAGCTTGGCTGGTTTCCGGCTTCGGGTTTCGCGGGCTGGGAAGGCGGGTTCTGGAACGGTATCCGTTCGCTGTTCCTTCCCGCATTGGCGCTTGCGCTGCCGCTTGCCGCCATTCTGGCCCGCGTAACCCGATCCGCCGTCATCGAGACACTGGGGGAGGATTTCGTGCGCACTGCCCGCGCCAAGGGCCTGACGCGCAAGGCCGCGCTCTGGCGTCATGCGGTGCCCAATGCGCTGATCCCGGTCGTCACCATCATCGGGCTGCAATTTTCCTTTCTGCTGGCGGGAACCATCATCATCGAAAATGTCTTCAATCTCCCCGGCCTTGGAAGGCTGGTGTTTCAAGCCATCGCGCAGCGCGATCTCATCACCGTGCAGTCGCTGGTGACGCTGCTTGCCGCTTCGGTGATTGCCGTCAATTTCATCGTCGATCTTGTCTATGGCTTCATCGATCCGCGCCTTTCGACGGGAGGCAGCCGATGA
- the lhgO gene encoding L-2-hydroxyglutarate oxidase, giving the protein MADYDYCVIGGGIVGLATAKAMQEAEPGARIILLEKESDFARHQTGHNSGVIHAGIYYQPGSLKAQLCRAGAEATKAFCRQYSIPFETCGKLLVATSPHEVERMEALARRAVQNDIAFQHVDQQALRKAEPAVAGLGALLVPATGIVDYAKISRAMAAEIVERGGIVRLNSPVTAIREDDTGVAVTVNGETVRASRLVACAGLQSDRIARLAGLDISHRIVPFRGEYYTLPQSKANIVKHLIYPIPDPDLPFLGIHLTRTIDGGVTVGPNAVLGFAREGYDKGSFRAGDVADMAAFPGFWKMAMKNWRSALSEFSNSASRARYLKECRKYCPTLELSDLGAPGAGIRAQAVLDDGMLVHDFLFRETERMLHVCNAPSPAATSSIPIGRMIAEKLLGINLKVKTM; this is encoded by the coding sequence GTGGCGGATTATGATTATTGCGTCATCGGCGGCGGCATTGTCGGGCTTGCGACAGCAAAAGCCATGCAGGAGGCGGAGCCGGGCGCAAGGATCATTCTGCTGGAGAAGGAAAGCGATTTCGCGCGCCACCAGACGGGACATAATAGCGGCGTCATCCATGCCGGCATCTATTATCAGCCCGGTTCATTGAAGGCGCAATTGTGCCGGGCCGGTGCCGAAGCCACGAAAGCCTTTTGCAGGCAATATTCCATTCCATTCGAAACATGCGGCAAGCTTCTGGTGGCAACCTCTCCACACGAGGTCGAGCGCATGGAGGCTCTGGCAAGGCGTGCGGTCCAGAACGACATCGCGTTCCAGCACGTGGATCAGCAGGCGCTACGCAAGGCAGAGCCTGCGGTCGCGGGGCTGGGCGCGCTTCTGGTTCCTGCGACCGGCATCGTCGACTATGCGAAAATATCGCGGGCGATGGCGGCGGAAATCGTCGAGCGCGGCGGTATTGTGCGGCTCAATTCGCCGGTGACTGCCATCCGGGAGGATGACACGGGCGTTGCGGTGACGGTGAATGGCGAGACCGTGCGCGCTTCCAGACTGGTCGCTTGTGCCGGATTGCAGTCGGACCGCATTGCGCGTCTTGCCGGGCTGGATATCAGCCACCGCATCGTGCCGTTTCGTGGCGAATACTACACCCTGCCGCAATCGAAGGCGAATATCGTCAAGCATCTGATCTATCCGATCCCCGATCCCGACCTGCCATTCCTCGGCATCCACCTGACGCGAACGATCGATGGCGGCGTCACGGTCGGCCCGAACGCGGTGCTCGGGTTCGCCCGCGAAGGATATGACAAGGGCAGTTTCCGTGCGGGCGACGTCGCGGACATGGCTGCATTTCCCGGCTTCTGGAAGATGGCTATGAAGAACTGGCGTTCTGCACTGTCCGAGTTCAGCAATTCCGCGTCCCGCGCGCGTTATCTCAAGGAATGCCGGAAATATTGCCCGACGCTGGAGCTTTCCGATCTCGGCGCGCCGGGGGCGGGAATACGCGCGCAAGCCGTGCTCGATGACGGTATGCTGGTGCATGATTTCCTCTTCAGGGAAACGGAGAGAATGCTTCACGTCTGCAACGCGCCGTCACCTGCGGCAACATCTTCCATACCTATCGGGCGGATGATCGCCGAAAAGCTTCTGGGGATAAATCTCAAGGTAAAAACTATGTGA
- a CDS encoding amidase, with protein sequence MSNPADLSAVELVSAYKAKSLSPVEVTEAVIARIEAYEPKLNALWAYDPDAARVSAKASEARWAKGEPAGPIDGVPLTIKENIATEGTAVPLGCAALPLKPASADAPPAARTREAGGVLLAKTTMPDLGMLSSGLSSFHKLARNPWDLGTNPGGSSAGAGSAGAAGYGPLHIGTDIGGSIRLPAGWCGLVGLKPSFGRIPIDPPFLGRVAGPMTRTVADSALYMSVLSRPDRRDGMSLPYQDIDWMSLDIDVKGLKIGLWLDAGFGEPVGDETRAAVEAAAKLLADAGAIIEPVAPFLNRTMIDGLDRFWRARSWSDIRKMTPENRAKILPYIYQWTETAEGLTGEEVYLGFAQMDAMRNAALAASKGFDFIISPTAPMPTYPAEWASPVNDPQRPFEHIAFTVAMNMSEQPAISINCGYTAKGLPIGLQIFGQRFDDLGVLRLAKAYEEMRPAQRPWPVIA encoded by the coding sequence ATGTCGAATCCAGCCGATTTGTCAGCCGTCGAACTCGTGTCCGCCTATAAGGCGAAGTCGCTTTCGCCGGTCGAGGTCACGGAAGCCGTCATCGCCCGCATCGAAGCCTATGAGCCGAAGCTGAATGCGCTTTGGGCTTACGATCCCGACGCCGCACGTGTTTCGGCCAAGGCCTCGGAAGCGCGCTGGGCAAAGGGCGAGCCTGCCGGACCCATCGATGGCGTTCCGCTGACGATCAAGGAAAATATCGCGACGGAAGGCACGGCTGTTCCGCTCGGCTGCGCGGCGCTGCCGCTGAAGCCTGCCAGCGCCGACGCCCCGCCTGCAGCGCGCACGCGCGAGGCTGGCGGCGTGCTGCTGGCCAAGACGACCATGCCTGATCTTGGCATGTTGTCTTCCGGCCTGTCGAGCTTCCACAAGCTTGCGCGCAATCCATGGGACCTCGGCACCAATCCGGGCGGATCAAGTGCCGGTGCGGGCAGCGCCGGTGCGGCCGGTTACGGTCCGTTGCATATCGGCACGGATATTGGTGGCTCGATCCGCCTGCCTGCAGGCTGGTGCGGCCTCGTTGGACTGAAGCCTTCCTTCGGGCGCATTCCCATCGATCCGCCATTTCTCGGTCGCGTGGCCGGGCCGATGACGCGCACTGTCGCTGACAGCGCGCTTTACATGTCGGTGCTTTCAAGACCTGATCGTCGCGATGGCATGAGCCTGCCCTATCAGGACATCGACTGGATGAGCCTCGACATCGATGTGAAGGGCTTGAAGATCGGCCTGTGGCTCGATGCCGGTTTCGGCGAGCCGGTGGGGGATGAAACCCGCGCCGCCGTTGAAGCCGCAGCGAAATTGCTTGCCGATGCGGGCGCGATCATCGAGCCTGTTGCGCCATTTCTGAACCGCACCATGATCGACGGTCTGGATCGTTTCTGGCGCGCGCGGTCGTGGTCGGACATCAGGAAAATGACGCCGGAAAACCGTGCGAAGATTCTGCCATATATCTATCAGTGGACGGAAACCGCCGAGGGCTTAACGGGCGAAGAAGTCTATCTCGGCTTTGCCCAGATGGATGCGATGCGCAATGCGGCGCTTGCCGCTTCCAAGGGCTTCGACTTCATCATTTCGCCTACCGCGCCCATGCCGACCTATCCGGCGGAATGGGCGTCTCCGGTCAACGACCCGCAGCGTCCCTTCGAACATATTGCCTTCACCGTGGCGATGAACATGTCGGAGCAGCCCGCGATTTCGATCAATTGCGGTTACACGGCCAAGGGCTTGCCCATCGGCTTGCAGATTTTCGGCCAGCGTTTCGATGATCTGGGCGTATTGCGCCTTGCAAAAGCCTATGAGGAGATGCGGCCAGCGCAGAGGCCGTGGCCAGTTATTGCGTGA
- a CDS encoding ABC transporter permease: protein MSEAQAFPKPGIFKTILTSRSLALGSLITIILVAMAVISYVWTPYSPTAMNFRDKLQGPSLNHLFGTDNFGRDVFSMIMVGARNSIAVSIIAVLVGAGIGIPLGSLAAARGGLIDGFVMRMTDLAFAFPALLTAVIITAIFGPGAVNAMIAIGIFNIPVFARVTRGASLGLWKREYVQAARCAGRGDISITLLHVLPNINHVLIVQATIQFALAIVAEAGLSYVGLGTQPPMPSWGKMLNDAQTFIYDAPWLAIFPGLAITLAVLGLNMLGDGLRDVLDPRVRRQR, encoded by the coding sequence ATGAGTGAGGCGCAGGCTTTCCCGAAACCGGGCATATTCAAGACCATACTGACCAGCCGCAGTTTGGCTCTAGGCTCACTCATCACGATCATTCTGGTCGCGATGGCCGTCATCTCCTATGTCTGGACGCCTTATTCGCCGACGGCGATGAACTTCCGCGACAAGTTGCAAGGGCCGAGCCTCAATCACCTCTTCGGCACGGATAATTTTGGGCGCGATGTGTTTTCCATGATCATGGTCGGTGCGCGCAATTCCATCGCCGTATCGATCATCGCGGTGCTGGTTGGGGCCGGTATCGGTATTCCACTCGGGTCGCTTGCAGCGGCACGCGGCGGGCTGATCGATGGTTTCGTCATGCGCATGACCGATCTCGCCTTCGCGTTTCCAGCGCTTCTTACCGCCGTCATCATCACTGCCATTTTCGGGCCCGGCGCGGTCAATGCGATGATCGCCATCGGCATCTTCAACATTCCTGTGTTCGCGCGCGTCACACGCGGCGCATCATTGGGGCTTTGGAAGCGTGAATATGTGCAGGCGGCGCGTTGTGCGGGGCGCGGCGATATATCGATCACGCTTTTGCATGTGCTGCCCAACATCAACCATGTGCTGATCGTGCAGGCGACGATCCAGTTTGCGCTGGCCATCGTCGCGGAAGCGGGCCTTTCCTATGTCGGGCTTGGCACCCAGCCGCCGATGCCGAGCTGGGGCAAGATGCTCAACGATGCGCAGACTTTCATCTATGATGCGCCATGGCTCGCCATCTTCCCCGGGCTCGCCATCACGCTCGCCGTGCTTGGCCTCAACATGCTGGGCGATGGATTGCGTGATGTGCTCGATCCGCGCGTCAGGAGGCAGAGATGA
- a CDS encoding glucose 1-dehydrogenase, whose translation MSLEGKVALITGAGSGFGEGMAKRFADGGAKVVIVDRDKAGAERVAGEIGEAALAVAADISREADVDAAVEAALSKFGKVDILINNAGIGHKPQNAELVEPEEFDRILGVNVRGVYLMTRKLIPHFKGNGEGVILNVASTGAGRPRPNLAWYNATKGWVVSVTKALAIELAPAKIRVVALNPVAGETPLLTTFMGEDTEEIRKKFRDSIPMGRLLKPDDLAEAAAFLCSPAASMITGVALDVDGGRSI comes from the coding sequence GTGTCGCTTGAAGGTAAGGTCGCGCTCATCACGGGAGCAGGTTCGGGGTTTGGCGAAGGCATGGCGAAGCGCTTTGCTGACGGCGGCGCAAAGGTCGTTATCGTGGACCGCGACAAGGCAGGCGCTGAGCGTGTGGCAGGCGAAATAGGCGAGGCGGCGCTGGCCGTTGCTGCCGATATCTCCAGGGAAGCCGATGTCGACGCGGCGGTGGAGGCTGCCCTGTCGAAGTTCGGCAAGGTCGATATTCTGATCAACAATGCCGGCATCGGCCACAAGCCGCAAAATGCCGAACTGGTCGAGCCGGAAGAATTCGACCGCATTCTCGGCGTCAACGTACGCGGCGTCTACCTGATGACCCGCAAGCTCATCCCGCATTTCAAGGGCAACGGCGAGGGCGTAATCCTCAACGTCGCCTCGACCGGCGCGGGGCGTCCGCGTCCGAACCTCGCCTGGTATAATGCCACCAAGGGCTGGGTGGTTTCGGTCACCAAGGCGCTCGCCATCGAGCTTGCTCCGGCGAAAATCCGTGTGGTGGCATTGAACCCGGTTGCCGGTGAAACGCCGCTTCTTACCACTTTCATGGGTGAGGACACCGAGGAAATCCGCAAAAAATTCCGCGATTCCATTCCGATGGGCCGCCTGTTGAAACCCGACGATCTGGCTGAAGCTGCGGCTTTCCTTTGCTCGCCTGCTGCCTCTATGATTACCGGGGTTGCGCTCGACGTGGATGGCGGGCGTTCGATTTAG
- a CDS encoding ABC transporter substrate-binding protein encodes MGKLLKAGLITAAMLASINGAFAKDTLVVGEVLEPPGLDPTANAAAGIRQVTYANLYEGLVRIVEDGTVKPLLAESWTVSDDKKTYTFKLRQGVKFHDGTPFDCPVVKFSYDRAVAPDSTNAQKGLFEPIASTECPDPATAVVTLKRPTSNFLFNMGWGDAVMVAPNSAADNKTKPVGTGPFKFKRWVQGDRVELERNPDYWGEPAKLSAVTFRFVSDPSAAAAAILAGDIDVFPMFQAPELISRFKSDDKLQVEVGDTAGKVLLSLNNAKAPFDNVKVRQALAHAIDRKALIEGVYSGFGTPIGSHYAPVDPGYVDLSETYPYDPAKAKQLLEEAGVPAGTSITITLPPPAYARRGGEIIAAMLAEVGIQANLVPIEFAQWLDQVFKRSDFDATIIAHTEARDLDIYARDKYYFNYNNPEYKALYKAYAEAGSDEEQLELVKKLQEKLAADEPNIFLYALPKIGVWNKNVKGLWKNMPVPADDLTQAYWAE; translated from the coding sequence ATGGGTAAGCTGCTGAAAGCCGGGCTGATAACAGCCGCGATGCTGGCATCGATCAACGGTGCATTTGCAAAAGACACGCTGGTGGTCGGCGAAGTGCTGGAGCCGCCGGGCCTCGACCCGACCGCCAACGCCGCCGCCGGCATCCGGCAGGTTACCTATGCGAACCTCTATGAAGGTCTGGTGCGCATTGTCGAGGACGGCACGGTGAAGCCGCTTCTGGCTGAAAGCTGGACCGTCTCCGACGACAAGAAGACCTATACGTTCAAGTTGCGGCAGGGCGTGAAGTTTCATGACGGCACGCCGTTCGACTGCCCGGTGGTGAAATTCTCCTATGACCGCGCCGTGGCTCCGGATTCCACCAATGCGCAAAAGGGACTGTTCGAGCCCATTGCGAGCACGGAATGTCCCGATCCCGCGACAGCCGTTGTCACGCTGAAGCGTCCGACCTCGAATTTCCTGTTCAATATGGGTTGGGGTGACGCGGTCATGGTCGCGCCCAATTCGGCCGCCGACAACAAGACCAAGCCGGTTGGTACGGGCCCGTTCAAATTCAAACGCTGGGTGCAGGGCGACCGCGTCGAGCTGGAACGCAACCCGGACTATTGGGGCGAACCGGCAAAGCTTTCCGCCGTTACGTTCCGTTTTGTGAGCGACCCGTCGGCTGCTGCCGCGGCCATCCTTGCCGGTGACATCGACGTCTTCCCGATGTTCCAGGCACCGGAACTCATCAGCCGCTTCAAGAGCGACGACAAGTTGCAGGTCGAAGTGGGTGATACTGCGGGCAAGGTCCTGCTGTCGCTCAACAATGCCAAGGCTCCTTTCGACAACGTGAAGGTGCGTCAGGCGCTGGCCCACGCCATTGACCGCAAGGCGCTGATCGAAGGCGTTTATTCCGGTTTCGGCACGCCAATCGGCTCGCATTATGCGCCGGTCGATCCGGGTTATGTCGACCTGTCGGAAACCTATCCCTATGATCCGGCCAAGGCGAAGCAGTTGCTGGAGGAGGCTGGCGTTCCAGCGGGCACGTCGATCACCATCACGCTTCCACCACCGGCCTATGCGCGGCGCGGCGGCGAGATCATCGCGGCCATGCTGGCGGAGGTCGGCATCCAGGCCAATCTGGTGCCGATCGAGTTTGCGCAATGGCTGGATCAGGTGTTCAAGCGGTCGGATTTCGACGCGACGATCATCGCGCATACCGAGGCGCGCGATCTCGATATCTATGCCCGCGACAAATACTACTTCAACTACAACAACCCGGAATACAAGGCGCTCTACAAGGCCTATGCCGAGGCTGGTAGCGATGAGGAGCAGCTCGAACTCGTGAAGAAGCTGCAGGAAAAACTTGCTGCCGACGAGCCGAACATCTTCCTCTATGCGCTGCCGAAAATCGGTGTGTGGAACAAGAATGTGAAGGGCCTGTGGAAGAACATGCCGGTCCCGGCTGACGATCTGACGCAAGCCTATTGGGCGGAATAA
- a CDS encoding ATP-binding cassette domain-containing protein yields MSKMILQVRDVVREYQLPRPSFFSKPGALRVLHGVNVEIEAGQSLGIVGESGSGKSTLARAVMGLERPQAGQILINGQDIYALDRAGLREARKGFQAIFQDPYGSLDPRHTVKRIISEPIVSLESGTSSKDRDDRVAEVLEAVGLPKASAEKYPHEFSGGQRQRIAIARALITKPALIVADEPVSALDVSIQAQVLNLMMDLQEKFGLSYLFISHDLGVVRAITDRVAVIYRGNIVEQGPTNEVFDNPRHDYTRALVDAVPKPFSGRRKRVRRPSSTLKLPE; encoded by the coding sequence ATGAGCAAGATGATCTTGCAGGTGCGCGATGTGGTGCGCGAATACCAGCTGCCCCGTCCGTCATTTTTTTCAAAACCGGGCGCGTTGCGTGTCCTGCATGGGGTGAATGTCGAGATCGAAGCCGGGCAAAGCCTTGGCATCGTGGGTGAAAGCGGCTCCGGCAAGTCCACGCTGGCCCGCGCCGTCATGGGGCTGGAGCGTCCGCAAGCGGGACAAATTCTCATCAACGGGCAGGATATCTATGCGCTTGATCGCGCTGGCTTGCGTGAGGCGCGCAAGGGCTTTCAGGCGATCTTTCAGGACCCCTATGGCTCGCTCGACCCGCGCCATACGGTCAAGCGCATCATTTCCGAGCCGATTGTGTCGCTGGAAAGCGGCACCAGTTCCAAAGACCGCGACGACCGCGTGGCGGAAGTGCTGGAAGCGGTTGGCTTGCCGAAGGCATCGGCGGAAAAATATCCGCACGAGTTTTCGGGCGGGCAACGCCAGCGTATCGCCATCGCGCGCGCCCTGATTACCAAGCCCGCTTTGATCGTCGCGGACGAGCCGGTGTCGGCGCTTGACGTTTCCATTCAGGCGCAGGTGCTGAACCTGATGATGGATCTGCAGGAAAAGTTCGGCCTTTCCTATCTGTTCATCAGCCACGATCTGGGTGTCGTGCGCGCCATCACCGACCGCGTCGCCGTGATCTATCGCGGCAATATTGTCGAGCAGGGACCGACGAACGAAGTCTTCGACAATCCCCGGCATGACTATACGCGGGCACTTGTCGACGCCGTGCCGAAGCCGTTCTCCGGTCGCCGCAAGCGAGTGCGACGTCCAAGCTCCACACTGAAATTGCCTGAGTGA